The DNA window GACGCTGGCCGATCCGCGCTCGTTCCAGGAATGGCTCGCGCCGCAGGGTGCCGACGGCACGGGCGAAATCCTCGCCGCCGACCTCGTGCTGGGCGAAAAGGGCGCCGAACCCGATGTCGAGATCCTGCTGCCGATAGAGGAGCGCGTGCCGTGGGGCGGCCATGCCGGACGCTGGGCGGTTGGCCAGCTCTACGAGGCTATCAAGGCCAACCGCACCACGCTGGTCTTCACCAATACGCGCTTTCTCGCCGAATTCATCTTCCAGTGCCTGTGGGAGGCGAACGAGGACAAGCTGCCGATCGGCGTCCACCATGGCAGCCTGTCGAAGGAAGCGCGGCGAAAGGTCGAGGACGCGATGGCGGCGGGCGAACTGCGCGCGCTGGTGTGCACGGCGAGCCTCGATCTCGGCGTCGACTGGGGGGACATCGACCTCGTCGTGCAGATGGGCGCGCCCAAGGGGTCATCGCGCCTGCTGCAGCGGATCGGGCGGGCGGGGCACCGGCTCGACGCGCGGTCGCGCGCCGTGCTGGTCCCTGGCAACCGCTTCGAATTTCTCGAAGCGATGGCGGCGAAGGATGCCGTGGACGAAGGCCAGCGCGACGGCGAGGAATTCCGCCCCGGCGGCCTCGACGTCCTCGCCCAGCATGTCATGGCCTGCGCTTGCGCGGGGCCGTTCCACGAGGACGACCTGCTCGCCGAAATCCGCACGTCGCTGGCTTACGCATGGCTGGGCAAGGAGGAATTCGCGCGCGTCCTCTCCTTCGTCGAGAGCGGGGGCTATGCCCTTCGCGCCTACGACAAGTTCAAGCGTATCGTGCGGGACAGGAAAGGCGTCTGGCGGCTCGCCCATCCGAACCAGGCCCAGCGCCACCGGATGAATGCCGGGATCATCGTCGATTCCGAGATGCTCGCCGTGCGGTTCAGGAACGGCCGCAGCCTCGGCAAGGTCGAGGAACGCTTCGCCGCGCAATTGTCACCGGGGGACACGTTCTTCTTCGCAGGGATGAGCCTCGAGGTCGAAAGCGTGAAGGACATGGACGTGATCGTGCGAGCGGCGAAGAAATCGGCGACGATCCCCTCCTATGGCGGGCTGCGCCTGCCGCTGACCACGCATCTGGCGGAGCGGGTGCAGGCCATGCTGACCGATCGAGCTGGATGGGCGCGCTTTCCCGACGATGTACGCGAATGGCTGGAGATGCAGGACTATCGCAGCCGCCTGCCCGCGCCGGGCGAGCTGCTGGTCGAAAGCTTCCCCCACGGCGGCAAGCATTACAGCGCCTATTACACGTTCGAAGGCTGGAACGCGAACCAGAGCCTCGGCATGCTGATCACGCGGCGGATGGAGGATCGCGGGCTGCTTCCCGGCGGCTTCGTGGCGAACGATTACTGCCTTGCCGTTTGGGGGTTGAAGCCGGTCAGGGACCCCGCGCCGCTGCTCTCGCCCGATATCCTTACCCACGAATTCGTGGACTGGGTGACCGAAAGCCACCTGCTGCGCCGCGCCTTTCGCGAAGTTGCGGTGATCTCCGGTCTCGTCGAGCGGCAGCATCCGGGCCGGAAGAAGACCGGCAAGCAGGTGACCTTCTCGACCGACCTCATCTACGACGTGCTGCGGAAATACGAGCCGGACCACGTGCTGCTCGAGGCGGCGTGGGCCGACGCGCGGGCGCGGATGACCGACGTGGGGCGGCTAGCGGACCTGCTCGAACGATCGGAGCGCCAACTGGTGCACGTCGAACTCGACCGCGTCAGCCCGCTCGCCGTGCCGGTGATGACGATGATCGGGCGCGAGGCCGTGCCGCAGGGGGCGGTGGACGACGAATTGCTGATCGAGGCCGAGGGGCTGGTTGCCGAGGCGATGCGGATCGCTCCCGGGGAGGGGGCGGAGCGGGAGGAGGAAAACTGACCCGGGTCAGTCGCGGCCCGCGCCCTCCTGCTTCGGCTTCGAGAAGTAGAGTACGCCTTCGTCTGGCTGAAATACGAAAGTCATGCGGCTGAAGAAGCCGTAGCCGAGCAGGCCATCCACACCTTGGTGCACCAGCTTGCTTTCGCTTACCTCGACCTCGGCCGTGACGCTGCCCACGGACAGCGCGACGCCCGAAGTAGCCCGCTTCTCTTGGACCGCTCCGGTAGCATCGGCCGCTCTCTGCCGGGCAATTTCGGCGTCGGCCGAGATGTAATCGTCCCAACGCTCGGGGCTGAGGGCGAGCGAGCCGTTGAAGCCGGTGTCGAACAACAATGTCGCGGGCCTGCCGTTGATCGTGGCTTCAATCCTTCCGTTGTCGACCGGGACGCTGTCCGGTTCGCCGCTGTTGAACGTCAGGTCTCCGTCGGGCACCAATACCCCGACACTCTCATCGGGATTGACCATCCATGAAACCCGGCTGAGAATATTGCTGCCGATTATGACGCCAACCTGGCGCCCCAGTTTTTCAGAGATTCCCGAGAGGTCGGTCGCGGGCAGATCGCCGGTCAAGGTAATCTGCCCCGGGATCGTGAAGCTCGTTTCACAGGCCAGCCTCACGTCGAATACGTTGCTCCCTGTCTGCCCTCGTGAACGCGTTTCGGTAAGGGTCCCGCCGAGCCGCTCGATCAGCCCAGTGTCGACATAGGTGCTGTCCGCTCCCGTGTCGAAGATGCCTCGTACGGCCTGCCTATTGACCAGCACTTCGGCATAGATCAGCCCGTCGGACAGATCGTATCTCAGCGGATTCACGCGCTTGGGGGTATGAAGGACCGTAACTTCGATCGAGCGATTTTGCTGCTTCGTGGGTTCTTGTTCGGACTTTTCGCTGGGGCAGAGCGCTACCGGATCTATTTCCACGTTTTGCTGCGGCGCGCTTTCCTGAGCCGCCACAGGGACGGGAAGCGCAGCGATCCCGCCGAGGAAAAGTATTGTTCGCATTGGGAAAAATTATCCCGAACCGATGAACGGTCTGTGAATCCCCCTTTTCCCCAACGCCCCACGAAAAAGGGGCGGCATCCTTTCGGATACCGCCCCTTCGAAGACTTTCGCTGTGAAGCTTGCTTACTGCTGGCCGCCCGCGGCGGGGCCGCCGGTGCCGAACTGGCGATACTTCTCGTTGCCGACGAAGCCGAACTTGGTCACGCCCGACTGCTTGATGATCCGCAGCACCTGGGCCGAGATCTCGTAGCTCGCCAGCGCCTCGGGCTCGAACTGCAGTTCAGGCTCGGGGCTCATGCCGGTCGTCTCCGCGAGGGTGGTGACGAGCTGGCCCTGGCTGATCGGGGTGGCGTTCCACAGGATCTGGTCCTGAGCGGTCAGCACCAGCTTGTTCTTCACCGGATCGATGTCGAGTTCGCTCGGCGGCGGATCGCCCTGCGGCAGGTCGATGTCGACCGAGTGCGTGGCGATCGGGATGGTGATGATGAACATGATCAGCAGAACGAGCAGCACGTCGATCAGCGGGGTCATGTTCATGTCGAGCATCGGTTCGCCGTCGAGCTGGCCTCCGGTCATACCCATGTCAGTTTACTCCTTGGATGCGCGTCGCAGCGGCGATCAGCCGTTGGGATCGACCGGGTTCGAGATGAAGCCCACGGTCGGATAGCCCGCCGCCTGCACGTTGTAGATCGTCCCCGCCACGCAGCGCCACGGCGCGTTGACATCGCCGCGGATATGGACCTGCGGGATCGCATCGGGATCCTGCATGATCGCCTCGGCGCCGCCGGCGCGTTCGACGATCCGGTCCAGCCGGGTGAAGGCCTGGTCGTAGAGCTCTTCCGAGGTGACGGGGGTGATGTTGTTGAAATAGATCCGGCACTCACCCGTGCGCGAGGCGCCGTCGAAGCCCGGTTCGCCGGCGCTGCGGCCGGCCGCGTCGGTGGTGCTGACGGTAAGCAGCAGGTTTTCCACCTTGTTCTTCGATTCGGTCGCCTCGAAGATCGGGATCTCCAGCTTCTCGATCGTCTGGATCGCCACCGGGACCGCGATGAGGAAGATGATCAGGAGCACCAGCATCACGTCCACCAGCGGCGTGGTGTTGATGTCGGACATCGGGGTTTCCCCGCCTCCCATCGAAATCGCCATTGTGAATTCCTACCCTTGAGAATGGTCTTGCGACGAGTCTTTCACGGCTTCCCGGCGCTTTGGTGCCGGTTGTCCTGACCCGTCTGGCCGGCGTTCGCCGGCCGGTTTCCTGGGCGGGCGGAAAGCGTCGCTCCCCGCCCGCCCCGGATGCGTGCCTTACTTCGAGCCTGCCTTCACGCCGCCCGCCGTGGTGGCGGTGGTGCCGGCATTCTTGGCGGCGGGCTTGGCGCCCGACTGCTTCGAGGCTGCCGGGGCGGCCGCCGGCTTCACCGCGCCATCCGAGGAGATGTAGGCGAGGATGTCGGTCGAGAAGCTGTTCAGCAGTTCAGCGATGCGGCGGTTGCGCGACTGCAGCCAGTTGAACGCGAGCACCGCCGGCACGGCGACCAGCAGGCCGATCGCGGTCATGATCAGCGCTTCGCCGACGGGACCTGCGACCTTGTCGATCGAGGCGTTCCCGGCGATGCCGATGTTGATGAGCGCGCGGTAGATCCCGATCACGGTGCCGAGCAGGCCGATGAACGGTGCGGTCGCACCGACCGAGGCGAGGAACGGCAGGCCGCCGGCAAGGCTCGAATTGATCGAGTCTTCCGAACGCTGCAGCGAACCGTGCATGTAGTCATGCGCTTCGAGGCTGTCGGTCATCTTGCCGTGCTTTTCCTGGGCGATGATCGCGTCGTCGGCGATCTGGCGCCAGGCGCTGTTCTTCTCGAGCTTGGCAGCGCCTTCTTTGAGGCTGGAGGTCCGCCAGAACTGGGTCTGGACCTGCTTGTACTGCTTCATCACCTTGTTCTGTTCGAACAGCTTGGTGAACAGGATGTAGAACGAGCCCACGCTCATGATGACCATGACCGCGAGGATCGACCAGGCGACGGGGCCGCCTTCTTCCATCGCTTTCATGAAGCCGAATTCGTTTTTCGGCGCTTCGGCGGCTGCGGCCGTGAGAAGGTAAAGGTTCATTGCGAAAAGTCCTCTTGAAAGAAATGTCCCGAATGGTCGCTCCGGCCTCAGCGGCCTTCGCTTCCGTCACGCAGTGTTACCGTATCTGATAGGTGATCCGGGTGCTCCAGTTGCCGCTGATCGGGTTCCCCGCATCGTTGAGTGCGGGTTCGAACCGCGCATAGCGCTGCATCGAACGGCAGGCCGCATCGTCAAGGATGCTCGACCCGCTCGAGGAGGTGACTGAACAGGCTGCGACGCGCCCGTCCGCTCCGACCGTTACGCGAACGCCCACGGTACCTTCTTCCTCCTGGCGCAGGGCGCGCGAGGGATAGTCCTCGATGATCCTCTGGACCCAGCGGCTCTGGTTGCGCGGCTGCACACCACGCGCCTGCGACGGCGGGGGCGGCGGGGCCGGCGGAGCGGCAGGCGCGGGCGGCGGCAGAACCAACGCCGGCGGCGATGGCGGCGGGATTTCCCGCTGCGTCTGGATCTGTGGCGGCTGCGGCGCGATATTGATCGGCGGCGGCGGGGCGACCGGCGGCGGGGGCGCAGTCTCCTGCGGCTGCTCGGGCGGCGGTTCGTCCGGCTCCTCCGGCGGGGGCGGCGGCTCTTCCACGTTGAACGTATCGACCCGCTCGATGATCTTCTTGGCCGCCGAAATGGCAAGCCCAGAGATCAGCAGGTAACCGACCGCCACATGGATTAGCGCGACGATAACAATGGAAACAACCTTGTTCCCACTCATCTGTTGGTCAGCGTAAGCCATCCAGTCGCTTTCTCTCCATCACTACTGCCGACAGATTGCCGACACACCTGTTCGCGTCCCGGAAAAGCAGGCCGGGGCGCGAAATCCCAATTGTAGGTCCTCCCAAGCCGGGAGCGGCTGGCCCCGCTGGGCGAAGTCAAACCTGACCCGGCTGGCCGTGCATGATCCGTCAGATACTCCCGGCTGCGGGTGCCATGCACGACACTATCGCTGCTCCGGCTTTGGTCCCCAACCCCGGTGCAGGCCTTGCGGGCTTTAACGACTGGCCCCTAGGTGATCAAACGCTTTATCGGTTCAGGACGGATTCACGGGCCCGAACCTGATATGGCAGAGCCCGACATGCGGCCCCTTGCGGCATGCTGAGAGGATTGGACAGGGATGCGCTTTAACCGAAACTTAACAAATGAAAACAAGGCGCTGCGCGCGCTTCGCGCTGGTGCCGCGGGGCTTGCCGTGGCGCTGGCCGTGCCCGCCCTTCCAGCCTTTGCACAGGCCAGTCCCGCAGCGGCACAGCCAGACCGACCTGGGCCGACCTATGCCGATATCGCCGCTCTTGCAGAGGCTAGCGAACTGGTCATCCGGGCCGAGATTCGCGAACAGATCACGCTCAAGCCGGAGCGCGCGCCCGGTGTCGCGCCCGGATTCGCACGGCTTTATATAGAGGGCGCGACGCGCACTCTGCTCGCCGGGCGATCGGGGGTGGGCGAATCGCTCGCCTGGCTGGTCGACGTGCCGCTCGATGCCAAGGGCAAGGTGCCCAAGCTCAAGAAGAGCGAGGTCCTGCTGTTCGCCGACACCGTGCCCGGCAGGCCGGGAACGATCGTGTTGGTGGACAAGGCCGCGCAGCTCGCCTGGACCCCGGCGCTGGAGAGCCGCGTGCGCGGCGTGCTGACCGAACTGCTCGCCGCCGATGCCCCGCCCGAAATCACCGGGATCGCCGATGCGCTGTCGGTGCGCGGCAATCTCGCAGGGGAATCAGAAACGCAGATCTTCCTTGCGGCGAAAGGCGATTCGCCCGTCTCGATCACCGTGTTGCGCCGGCCGGGGCAGGACCCTGCCTGGGGCGTGTCGTGGGGCGAGATCATCGATTCGTCCGCCCGCCCGCCCGAGCCCGGCACGCTGCGCTGGTATCGGCTCGCCTGCGCGCTGCCGCCCGCTCTGCCGAGCAGCGCCAATCTCGCCCGCGATCCCGAAGCGCGCGCACTGGCCGAGGCGGATTATGCGCTCGTCATGTCGGACCTCGGCGAATGCGAGCGGGCGATCACCGAAGCTCCCTGAGGAATGCCGTGAGGCGCGCAGCTGCTTGACGCTGCGCGGCGCATGACTAAGCGCAGGGCGCGACACGTCCCGCGATCCGAGGAGCCTCCATCCGTGCCCGACAGCCATGCCGCCGACCCGTTGAGTATCGCTCCGCTCAGAATCGCGATCGCCGGGCTCGGCACGGTCGGCGCTGGCGTGATCCGGCTGCTCGAGACCAATCGCGACCTGATCGCCGCGCGCGCCGGCCGCCCCATCGAGGTGACCGCGGTGAGCGCGCGGGACCGGGCGAAGGATCGGGGCGTCGATATCTCCCCCTTCGCGTGGGAGGACGACATGACCGCGCTCGCCGCGCGCAATGACGTGGACGTGGTGGTGGAACTGGTCGGCGGGGCGGACGGCCCGGCGCTTGCCCTCTCGCGCGCGGCGCTGAAGGGCGGCAAGGGCCTCGTCACCGCGAACAAGGCGATGGTGGCGCATCACGGCCTTGCACTGGCCGAAGCGGCCGAGGCGGCGGGCGTCGCGCTGAAATTCGAGGCGGCGGTCGCGGGCGGCATCCCGGTGGTGAAGGGCATCCGCGAGGGCACCTCCGCCAACGCGCTGACCAAGGTCTACGGCATCCTCAACGGGACCTGCAATTACATCCTGTCGGAAATGGAAGAGACCGGCGCGGATTTTGCCGAAACGCTGATCGAGGCGCAGAAGCTGGGCTATGCCGAGGCCGATCCCTCCTTCGACATCGACGGGATCGACGCCGCGCACAAGCTCGCGATCCTAGCCGCGATCGGTTTCGGCGCGCGGATCGATTTCGATGCGGTCAGGGTCAACGGCATCCGCCAGGTCCGCGCCGCCGATATCGCGCAGGCCGATGCGCTGGGCTTCGTCATCCGCCTGATCGGGGAGGCCGACGTGGAGGAAGGCGAAGGCGGCCCCTGCCTGCTGCAGCGCGTGCGCCCCTGCCTCGTCGCCAAGAACCACCCGCTCGCCCCTGTCGACGGGCCGACCAATGCGGTTGTGGCGGAAGGCAATTTCTCCGGCCGGCTGCTGTTCCAAGGCGCGGGCGCGGGGGATGGGCCGACGGCCTCGGCCGTCGTGGCCGACCTCATCGACATTGCAAGGAGCGAGGTTTCCGCGCCTTTCTCGATCCCCGTCGCGCGCCTCGCCGCACTCCCTCCGGCCGAGCCCGGCCACCGCACCGAGCGCACCTATATCCGCTTCACCGTCAACGATCGCCCCGGCGTGCTTGCCGAGATCACCGCGGCGATGCGCGATGCGGACGTCTCGATCGAAAGCCTGATCCAGCACGGCAGATCGCGCGAGGGCGGCGAGGTGCTGGTCGCGATGGTGACGCATGAAGGGCCGGAACGCTGCGTTACCCGCGCGCTCGAACTGCTCGAAGGCTCGGACAGCCTGACCGACCCGCCGCTGGTGCTGCCGATCCTTTCCTGACCGGTCCGGCCCAGGGGTCCGTCCGGCGGACGCCGGAACCGCCCGCAGCAGAAAACCCGATCAGCGAGGGCTTTTGCGCTCGAACTTGGGCGGCGGCAGGCCGAGCGCTTCGCGGCGCTTGCGGATTTCCTCTTCCGACAGGTCCTCGTCCTGCCCCAGCGGCGGGAGACCTCGCGCGATCCGGTCGGCGTCGGACCCGGCGGGCGCCTGCGGCAGCGCCTCGACGTCGATGATCAGCGCGGGCGGAGGCACGCCGCCTATGCCGATGCCTCTCCCGTTGTCGGGAATGCCGAACATGTCCGGCGGCGGAGGTGCGCCTTTGAAGGCGGTCTCGCGGGCATAGCGCTTTCGCGCCTCCTCTCGGTTCGAATACTGTTCCTCGCCCGAACTCCCGCGGCGCCGGCACACGATGATGTCGCCGCTGATCGTGGCGGCGTCGGCTTCGTCCACGCATTCCTGCATCGCTGCTTCGTTCACCTCGCCGCGCGGCACGGTGATCATGACGTTGATCGGCCTGTTTCGGGCCGGGGCTTCGTCCGTTTCGGCATTCTGCGATTCGTCCTCCCCGTCCGCCATGTCCGCAGCCGCGTCCCGCGTCATGCCGGTGTCATCCTGCGCGGCCAGCGGGGGATGAGCCGAAAGCCCGGCACAGCTCGCCAGCAAAATCGCCGCCATCCGGCCCCGTCCGCTCGACAAGACGCTACGGATCGGCCTAAGCGCGCCGGGACGGTTCGGGAAAAGCCGACCCGGCTGGGGCTCGAGAAGGACAGGGAAGAAATTGCGCATGAACACTCCGACTACCACAGATCTCGTGGCTGGCTCCGACATGCTGGCGGCAAAATCCAGGAATGTCGATTCCGCGATGGAGCGCGTGCTGGTTCTCGAAATGGTCCGCGTGACCGAAGCCGCCGCGGTCGCCGCCGCGCAGCTCGTCGGGCGGGGCGATGAAAAGGCCGCCGATGCCGCTGCGGTCGAAGCGATGCGCCGCGCCTTCGACGACCTCTACATCGACGGCAGGGTGGTGATCGGCGAAGGCGAGCGCGACGAGGCCCCGATGCTCTATATCGGCGAAAAGGTCGGCGGTGCGCCGGGCAAGGGGCCGAAGATCGACATTGCATTGGACCCGCTCGAAGGCACGACCATCACCGCCAAGGCCGGGCCGAACGCGCTCGCCGTGCTGGCGGCGGCGGAGGAAGGCTGCCTGCTCAACGCGCCCGACGTCTACATGGACAAGCTCGCGGTCGGCCCCGGCTATCCCGACGGCGTGATCGACCTTGCGAAAAGCCCGACCGAGAACGTCAAGGCCGTGGCCGCGGCGAAGGGCGTCGAACCCAGCGAGATCATCGTCTGCGTGCTCGACCGCCCGCGCCATGCCGAACTGATCGCCGAACTGCGCTCGCTCGGCTGCGGGGTGGTGCTGATCGGCGACGGGGACGTCGCGGGCGTCATCGCGGTGACCGACCAGGACACGACGATCGACATGTATATGGGCCAGGGCGGCGCGCCCGAGGGCGTGCTCGCCGCGGCGGCGCTGCGCTGTGTAGGCGGGCAGTTCAACGGTCGGCTCGTCTTCAGGAACGAGGACGAGAAGGCCCGCGCGAGGAAATGGGGCATCACCGAACTCGACCGGATCTACAGGTTGGAAGACCTTGCCAAGGGAGACTGCATCTTCGCTGCGACCGGCGTCACCGACGGCTCGCTGCTCGAAGGGGTGAAGAAACGCAAGAAGGCGACTGGTGCGACGATCATGACCACCCAGAGCGTGGTGATGCGCGCGTCGTCCGGCACGGTGCGCTGGATCAGGGGCGAACACCGGATTTCCGAGCACCGCCCCGCCCCGCGCGACTGACGCGAATGAAGGCCGCGCTCCCCGACGCGGTAACGGCGCTGGCTGAGCGGCTCGGCGCGCGCGCGCTGACCGGTGGGCAGGAAAGCGGGCGGGCCGTCTTCCGCCAGTCGGGAACGCTGCGCGGGCTGGGCGCGAAACGCTGGATGCGCTTTTCCGGCCGGCAATGGATGGCGATCAGCGCGACCGGTTTCCGCTGGCGCGCGCGGGTTGGCCCGCTGGGCCTGATCGAGGTCGAGGACGCGCTGATCGATGGCGAGCCGACCGGGCGGGTGAGAGCGCTCGGCCTTGTCCCGGTGGCGCGTGCCGGGCGCTCGCGTGAATTGCTGCAGGGCCAGTTGCAGCGTTATCTCGCCGAGCTTGCGTGGAACCCCGATGCGCTCCTGTCCAATCGGGCTCTCGACTGGGAGGTGAAGGACGAGACCACGCTTGCGGTATCCGCCCGGATCGGCGGGGTCGAGGCGGGGGTGGTGCTGTCTCTCGGCGAGGACGGGCTTCCCGCGCGCACGTTCGCGATGCGCCAGGCGCGCGAGAGCGGGGGCTATGTGCTGCGCCCCTGGCACGGCCAATTCTCCGATTACCGCGCCGTGGCGGGCCGCATGATCCCGCATGCAGGCCGGGTTGCATGGGAATGCGACGGGCACCGTTTCGAAGTGTGGCGGGGCCGGATCGAGGATTGGCGGATCGCGCAGGACAGGCGCGGGCGCGGCTGAACCGGCTGGACGCCGGCCCCGCCTCTCGCGCGGCGTGCACGAGGCGAACTTGCCCTCGGGGCCGCCGCAGCCGGGCTCGCAATCGCGCCGATCACGGTCCAGGCCAACACCCGCGCAGGTGACAGCGCCCGCACCTACACCGCCCAGTCGGTCTCGCAGCCGGGCATGGGCCGTTCCGCCGACGGCGAACGGATCGCCGGTGGAGCGGACATCGTCGCCCTCATCCTCGTCGGCCTGTGGGTCACGGGCGTCGTCTTCGCGGCGGCCGATGATGGTCCCGACCTTGTGGACGACGATCCGGACCAGTCGCCGGGCCCCTGATCCGCAGTGCGCGGACCGACGGCAACGGTCTGACGACAATCCACGCTCCTCTGTTGCGTTTTGATGACGCGCCGCTAGGCGTTCCCCGTTACGCGCAAATCGGGGATCCGCTTCCATGAAGATCATGTCGGGCAATTCGAACCTGCCGCTCGCCCGGGCAATTGCCGCCTATCTCGAAATGCCGCTGACCGATGCGAGCGTGCGGCGTTTCGCCGACGAGGAAGTCTTCGTCGAGATCCACGAGAACGTGCGCGGCGAGGACGTCTTCATCGTCCAGCCGACGAGCTTTCCGGCGAACGACAACCTCATGGAGCTGTTGATCTGCATCGACGCGCTGCGCCGCGCCTCGGCCAAGCGGATCACCGCGGTCGTGCCCTATTTCGGCTATGCAAGGCAGGACCGCAAGCCCGGGCCGAGGACGCCGATCTCGGCCAAGCTGGTGGCGAATCTGATCACGCAGGCAGGCGCCGACCGGGTGCTGGCGGTGGACCTCCACGCCGGGCAGATCCAGGGCTTCTTCGACATCCCGACCGACAATCTCTATGCCGCCCCCGTCATGGCGGCCGACATCCAGGCGCGCTATGGCGACCAGGACTTGATGGTGGTCAGCCCCGATGTCGGCGGCGTGGTGCGCGCCCGCGCTCTGGCCAAACGGCTCGACAATGCCCCGCTCGCGATCGTCGACAAGCGCCGCGACCGCCCGGGCGAGAGCGAGGTCATGAACATCATCGGCGAGGTCAAGGACAGGCACTGCGTGCTGATCGACGACATCATCGATTCGGGCGGAACGCTGTGCAATGCGGCCGAGGCGCTGCTGGAAAACGGCGCGAGATCGGTCGCGGCCTACATCACTCACGGCGTGCTGTCAGGCGGCGCGGTGGCGCGGATCGACGGATCGAAGCTGAAAGAGCTGGTGATCTCGGATTCGATCCGCCCGACGGAGGCGGCGGAGAATTCCTCTAAGATCCGCATCCTCACCATCGCCCCGCTGGTGGGCGAGGCGATCCGGCGGATCGCGGACGAAAGCAGCGTGTCGAGCCTGTTCGACTGAGAGTCCCTGTTTACGCAGCGCATCCGCACTGCGATATCCTCGCTCAAGCGACCTGACGGTCGCACCGCTGCGGGCGACCGCCGAAGGGAGGTGCCATGCCGCTCGATCCGGCCGAAATCCGCGAACTCCTGATCGGCGCGGCCCGCCAGCGCACGCCGCTCACCTACAGCCAGGCGCTGTTCGCGCTGGGCCATTCCTTCACCCGGCCGCTGATGCGACAGCTATGCGCGGCGATGGACCGGATCGACGAGGAGGGGCGGCTGGCCGGAGAGCCGGGTCTCGCCGTGCTGGTCGTGCGCCAGTCGGACGGGCTGCCGGGGCAGGGCTGGTGGGTGTCGCGCTCACACCTGGCCGATGAAATGCCTGGCGAATGGCCGCTCGACTGGGAGGGTGCCGAGGCGAAGGCCTATGTCGCCCTCCACCAGTTTCTCGCCTTCGAGCGCTGGTCTGCCGGCTGACCCGCTTGCCCGCCCCCCTTGATCGGGGCTTCCTCCTCCTCTTCCTCGACATCGGACCCTTCCTTGCGGCGCCACGGCTGCCGCATGCCCGGTGCGATCCGGGCGAGCTCTTCCAGCCGCCGCGCGGCGCGGGTCTCGAGGTTGAGCGTCAGCAGCGGGCGCGGCTGCGAGCGCAGCGCCTGCGGGGTCACGCCGAAGAAATGCTGGAATTCGCGGATCAGGTGCGACTGGTCGAAGAAGCGCAGCAGGAAATCCTGTTCCTCCTCGCTATCGGAAATGCCGAGCATCTGGCAGGCGAGATCCATCGCCCGCGCGCGGCGCAGCACGGTGCGCGGCGTCATCCCGAAATCGCGCCGCACGATCCGTTCGACCTGACGCAGGCTGATATCCTGCTCCTCGGCGAAATCGCCCGGGCTGATATTGGGAT is part of the Erythrobacter litoralis genome and encodes:
- the glpX gene encoding class II fructose-bisphosphatase, which gives rise to MLAAKSRNVDSAMERVLVLEMVRVTEAAAVAAAQLVGRGDEKAADAAAVEAMRRAFDDLYIDGRVVIGEGERDEAPMLYIGEKVGGAPGKGPKIDIALDPLEGTTITAKAGPNALAVLAAAEEGCLLNAPDVYMDKLAVGPGYPDGVIDLAKSPTENVKAVAAAKGVEPSEIIVCVLDRPRHAELIAELRSLGCGVVLIGDGDVAGVIAVTDQDTTIDMYMGQGGAPEGVLAAAALRCVGGQFNGRLVFRNEDEKARARKWGITELDRIYRLEDLAKGDCIFAATGVTDGSLLEGVKKRKKATGATIMTTQSVVMRASSGTVRWIRGEHRISEHRPAPRD
- a CDS encoding DUF6544 family protein, whose translation is MKAALPDAVTALAERLGARALTGGQESGRAVFRQSGTLRGLGAKRWMRFSGRQWMAISATGFRWRARVGPLGLIEVEDALIDGEPTGRVRALGLVPVARAGRSRELLQGQLQRYLAELAWNPDALLSNRALDWEVKDETTLAVSARIGGVEAGVVLSLGEDGLPARTFAMRQARESGGYVLRPWHGQFSDYRAVAGRMIPHAGRVAWECDGHRFEVWRGRIEDWRIAQDRRGRG
- a CDS encoding ribose-phosphate pyrophosphokinase, producing MKIMSGNSNLPLARAIAAYLEMPLTDASVRRFADEEVFVEIHENVRGEDVFIVQPTSFPANDNLMELLICIDALRRASAKRITAVVPYFGYARQDRKPGPRTPISAKLVANLITQAGADRVLAVDLHAGQIQGFFDIPTDNLYAAPVMAADIQARYGDQDLMVVSPDVGGVVRARALAKRLDNAPLAIVDKRRDRPGESEVMNIIGEVKDRHCVLIDDIIDSGGTLCNAAEALLENGARSVAAYITHGVLSGGAVARIDGSKLKELVISDSIRPTEAAENSSKIRILTIAPLVGEAIRRIADESSVSSLFD